The following are from one region of the Paenibacillus protaetiae genome:
- a CDS encoding transglutaminase domain-containing protein, with product MAKHRLAKWAALAAVAASAIGWSGQDTIREHVLAARSNEQAGFADPEETLASELYAGFASGESSFDMTYAGDRKKLADELPAKIKEAIAKDDYIRYTLASYVYTIRSAGGRSTIHVEARYRETKAQTAYVKAQVKQWISRLVKPGMNDHQKVKVIHDWIVSHVEYDQQLKKYTAYDALTSGYAVCQGYSLLGYRMLQEAGLTALIAEGKVNTGDHAWNMVKLDGKWYHLDLTWDDPVVHQPPSARKPKILSATPIICGRMSSLLKIIPGRLFIRRPIQATMIRSNRSCGAERLLTRLPMPSCGTSWGCSGWMRSIR from the coding sequence ATGGCGAAACACCGATTGGCCAAATGGGCGGCGCTCGCCGCCGTTGCAGCTTCAGCGATTGGATGGAGCGGGCAGGATACGATCCGCGAGCATGTGCTTGCAGCCCGCAGCAATGAACAGGCAGGTTTTGCCGATCCGGAGGAGACGTTGGCTTCAGAATTGTATGCCGGATTTGCAAGCGGGGAAAGCAGCTTTGACATGACGTACGCTGGAGACCGGAAGAAACTGGCTGACGAGCTGCCGGCTAAAATAAAAGAAGCCATTGCCAAAGACGACTATATCCGGTATACGCTTGCTTCTTATGTGTATACGATCCGCAGCGCCGGCGGACGCTCGACGATACATGTGGAAGCCCGGTACCGGGAAACCAAAGCGCAGACTGCTTATGTAAAAGCGCAGGTCAAGCAATGGATAAGCCGGCTCGTGAAACCGGGCATGAATGATCATCAGAAAGTGAAAGTGATCCATGATTGGATTGTGTCACATGTAGAATACGATCAGCAGCTAAAAAAATATACGGCTTACGATGCTTTAACGTCCGGCTACGCGGTATGCCAAGGTTATTCGCTGCTTGGCTACCGGATGCTGCAGGAAGCGGGGCTGACGGCGCTTATCGCCGAAGGCAAAGTAAATACAGGGGATCATGCGTGGAACATGGTGAAGCTGGACGGCAAATGGTATCACCTTGACCTGACTTGGGATGATCCGGTTGTGCATCAGCCGCCATCCGCCCGAAAGCCAAAGATACTATCCGCTACACCTATTATTTGCGGACGGATGAGCAGCTTGCTAAAGATCATTCCTGGACGCTTGTTTATCCGGCGGCCGATACAAGCTACGATGATACGCTCCAATCGCTCATGCGGCGCGGAACGGCTGCTAACCAGGCTGCCTATGCCAAGCTGCGGAACGAGCTGGGGCTGCAGTGGATGGATGCGGAGCATACGATAA
- a CDS encoding virulence factor: MKLINIEPTPSPNSMKLNIDETLPRGVRQSYTVKEAASAPEPLRSLLGIEGVRSVFRTADFIALDRISSADWAAILSEARQLLQGGGEETDGTAAGPDNSFGEAHVLVQMYRGIPIQVRVKSGDREVRSALPQAFTDAVTEAAGATMIRERKLEEFGIRYGELEEIAAEVVKELEASYPSERLQALIEDAKAHGADPAAAAAPARPAPLTGAEVEEAFQAADWKLRYAAFDRLSPEPDDLLLIARALKDDNMSIRRLAVVYLGDLRTPEAMPYLFEALKDSSAAVRRTAGDTLSDWGDPAATGPMIEALADPNKLVRWRAARFLYEAGDESAVEALRVAAQDKEFEIRLQAQIALERIERGEEAAGSVWQQMTAARNREIENGQ; encoded by the coding sequence ATGAAGCTCATTAATATCGAACCAACCCCAAGCCCCAACTCCATGAAACTTAACATAGATGAAACGCTGCCGCGCGGCGTTCGGCAGTCGTACACGGTGAAAGAAGCGGCCAGCGCGCCGGAGCCGCTGCGGAGCCTGCTTGGCATTGAAGGCGTGCGAAGCGTCTTCCGGACGGCGGATTTTATCGCGCTGGACCGCATATCCAGCGCGGATTGGGCAGCCATATTAAGCGAAGCCCGCCAGCTGCTGCAAGGCGGCGGCGAAGAAACAGACGGCACGGCGGCCGGACCGGACAACAGCTTCGGGGAAGCGCATGTGCTTGTGCAGATGTACCGCGGCATTCCGATTCAGGTGCGCGTCAAATCGGGCGACCGCGAGGTACGGTCGGCATTGCCCCAAGCTTTCACGGATGCAGTAACCGAAGCGGCCGGAGCCACGATGATCCGGGAACGAAAGCTGGAGGAGTTCGGCATCCGTTACGGCGAGCTTGAAGAAATTGCCGCAGAGGTCGTCAAAGAGCTGGAAGCCTCTTATCCAAGCGAGCGGCTGCAGGCGCTTATCGAAGACGCCAAAGCGCATGGGGCAGACCCCGCCGCGGCGGCAGCGCCTGCCCGTCCCGCTCCGCTTACAGGCGCGGAAGTCGAAGAAGCTTTTCAAGCGGCGGATTGGAAGCTGCGTTATGCGGCGTTTGACCGGCTGTCGCCGGAGCCGGACGATTTGCTTCTGATTGCACGCGCGCTCAAGGACGACAATATGTCGATCCGGCGGCTGGCTGTTGTTTATTTGGGCGATTTGCGCACGCCGGAGGCGATGCCGTATTTGTTCGAGGCGTTAAAAGATTCTTCAGCCGCCGTCCGAAGAACGGCGGGAGATACGTTGTCGGACTGGGGCGACCCGGCGGCAACCGGCCCGATGATCGAGGCGCTCGCCGATCCAAATAAGCTTGTTCGCTGGCGCGCTGCGCGTTTTCTGTATGAAGCGGGGGATGAATCCGCCGTCGAAGCGCTGCGGGTGGCGGCGCAGGACAAAGAGTTCGAGATTCGGCTGCAGGCGCAGATCGCGCTTGAGCGGATTGAACGCGGCGAAGAAGCGGCCGGTTCCGTCTGGCAGCAAATGACGGCGGCGCGAAACCGCGAAATCGAAAACGGCCAGTGA
- a CDS encoding MBL fold metallo-hydrolase yields MNSSRYGNYDAVEQQNSFKQLKRWRKERIRKLKYKDYSYRVPCAKPDVRYLQSNRSDPSLTWIGHSTFLIQLEGLNIVTDPVWAGTMAFQKRLSRPGLSMDELPPVDIVLISHSHYDHLSISALRKLPGPKKLLVPAGLGSKLRRKGFNDITELDWWEHTTIGTVMFTFVPSQHWTRRNPWDTNRSHWGGWVMEPVQAFREAAAAVAPASAELHPQTIEAVPMSAEKAASPSSDTAVSRPAVAEAPVIYFAGDSGYFRGFKEIGRRKRIDVALMPIGAYEPEWFMGPQHVTPEESLQAFEDVKAEWFVPMHYGSFKLADDTPREALDRLEAERKARGIAPEKIALLAHGETWRLAGS; encoded by the coding sequence ATGAATTCCAGCCGTTATGGCAATTATGATGCCGTTGAACAGCAAAATTCGTTCAAGCAGCTGAAACGGTGGAGGAAAGAGAGAATCCGCAAGCTTAAATATAAGGATTATTCGTACCGTGTGCCGTGCGCAAAGCCGGACGTCCGCTATTTGCAGAGCAACCGCAGCGATCCTTCCTTGACCTGGATTGGCCACTCTACTTTTCTCATTCAGCTGGAAGGGTTGAATATCGTTACGGATCCGGTATGGGCAGGCACGATGGCTTTTCAAAAAAGGCTGTCCCGCCCCGGGTTATCAATGGACGAGCTGCCGCCGGTGGATATTGTCCTCATTTCACATTCCCATTACGATCATCTAAGCATTAGCGCATTAAGGAAGCTGCCGGGCCCGAAGAAGCTGCTCGTTCCGGCGGGGCTGGGTTCGAAGCTGCGGCGGAAAGGGTTTAACGATATAACGGAGCTGGACTGGTGGGAGCATACAACGATAGGGACGGTAATGTTTACGTTTGTGCCTTCCCAGCATTGGACGCGCCGCAATCCTTGGGATACGAACCGTTCGCATTGGGGCGGCTGGGTTATGGAGCCTGTACAGGCGTTCCGCGAAGCTGCGGCGGCCGTTGCCCCTGCGTCTGCAGAGCTGCATCCGCAGACGATAGAAGCGGTTCCGATGTCTGCGGAGAAGGCGGCTTCCCCGTCATCGGATACAGCCGTCTCCCGGCCGGCCGTGGCGGAGGCGCCGGTTATTTATTTTGCCGGAGACAGCGGTTATTTTCGCGGGTTTAAAGAAATTGGCCGGCGAAAGCGGATAGATGTGGCATTGATGCCGATTGGCGCTTATGAGCCGGAGTGGTTTATGGGGCCGCAGCATGTGACGCCCGAGGAATCGCTGCAGGCGTTCGAAGATGTGAAAGCCGAATGGTTTGTGCCGATGCATTACGGTTCGTTTAAGCTGGCCGACGATACGCCGCGCGAGGCGCTGGACCGGCTCGAGGCAGAACGCAAGGCGCGGGGCATTGCGCCGGAGAAAATTGCGTTGCTTGCGCACGGGGAGACATGGCGGCTGGCGGGCAGCTAA